In a single window of the Pseudomonadota bacterium genome:
- a CDS encoding LemA family protein has translation MKRVLVYIVFAAMVFGVSGCGYNTMQRNEEVVKAAWGDVEATYQRRNDLIPNLVEVVKAYAKHERETLQAVTEARAKVGSIQVSKDIINDPRAIAQFQEAQGAMSSALSRLMVVVERYPDLKANQNFKDLQHQLEGTENRINVARTRYNKAVQEFNTSIRIFPNNLTNMLLLHLTSKEAFKAEAGAEKAPQVKF, from the coding sequence GGTACTGGTTTACATTGTCTTTGCTGCAATGGTATTTGGTGTCTCCGGTTGCGGTTATAATACGATGCAAAGGAATGAGGAGGTAGTGAAGGCTGCATGGGGGGATGTTGAGGCAACGTATCAGCGAAGAAATGACTTAATCCCGAATCTCGTTGAGGTTGTCAAGGCGTATGCGAAACATGAAAGAGAGACACTTCAGGCAGTAACCGAGGCGAGGGCAAAGGTTGGGAGTATTCAGGTTTCAAAAGATATTATCAACGACCCCAGGGCAATTGCACAGTTTCAGGAAGCCCAGGGAGCCATGAGCAGCGCTTTGTCAAGACTTATGGTTGTTGTTGAGAGGTATCCAGACCTCAAGGCAAACCAGAACTTTAAAGACCTCCAGCACCAGCTTGAGGGAACAGAAAACAGGATAAATGTTGCCCGCACGAGATACAACAAGGCTGTACAGGAATTCAATACCTCAATCAGGATATTCCCGAATAACCTTACCAATATGCTGCTGCTCCATCTGACGTCTAAAGAGGCGTTTAAGGCTGAAGCCGGGGCAGAGAAGGCAC